Proteins encoded by one window of Vigna radiata var. radiata cultivar VC1973A chromosome 5, Vradiata_ver6, whole genome shotgun sequence:
- the LOC106761474 gene encoding putative transcription factor bHLH041 has translation MHPMENVFSLPVAARADFIQFLLQSFGCSYICLWAFDSISPNRLCFLDGIYNVRNDQPGSSLGTVAQQLFRQFRTLTFDVNDDRVPGLAFRNQRPYLELQRLELLRLASTEIQTQFFQEARIKSAVFMGCNKGEIELGFLNMSQVDIQTALRSLFPGEFSMGQSQQIDQNPPTSSSSSLRSISTGSPEYSSLLFSIPGTSQSHFPETLGGARVSPMQPVPNTATGPHQQAIQALAQAPLTQFPTPEIEHDAIMRAILHVISPTSHQHQNLPFTPVVHPDASAFQRYRSDIGPNMASNIRKQSFMKRSFAFFRNLNFMRMRERIQATSRPTNTQLHHMISERRRREKLNENFQALRALLPPGTKKDKASILIAAKETLSYLMAEVDQLSKRNQGLQSLLPSKEPTTEEIKARLSPNERLSVRVSHLPESSSSQERMVDLQVNVRGQLSQIDLSICLLEFLKQCLNVSLVSMDANTHIAEGNNAIHQLTFRLRIIQGSDWDECTFEEAVRRVVADLAQYKEDQ, from the exons ATGCACCCCATGGAAAATGTCTTCTCTCTTCCTGTAGCCGCCAGGGCTGATTTTATCCAATTTCTGTTGCAGTCTTTTGGATGCAGTTACATCTGTCTGTGGGCATTCGATTCCATTTCACCCAA TCGTTTGTGCTTCTTGGATGGTATCTACAATGTAAGAAACGACCAACCAGGCTCTAGTTTGGGGACAGTGGCACAACAACTTTTCAGACAGTTCAGGACTTTAACATTTGATGTTAATGATGA CCGTGTTCCTGGACTAGCTTTTAGGAACCAGCGTCCCTACCTAGAGTTGCAACGATTGGAACTTCTCAGACTTGCATCAACAGAAATACAAACACAATTCTTTCAG GAGGCGAGGATTAAG AGTGCTGTTTTCATGGGGTGTAACAAAGGAGAAATTGAGCTTGGTTTCTTAAATATGTCCCAA GTTGACATTCAAACAGCACTTAGGAGTTTGTTTCCTGGAGAATTTTCAATGGGACAGTCCCAGCAAATTGATCAAAACCCTCCtacatcatcttcatcttctttgaGATCAATATCTACAGGTAGCCCTGAATACTCATCTCTTCTGTTCAGTATTCCAGGCACTTCTCAATCCCACTTCCCTGAGACACTTGGAGGAGCAAGAGTGTCCCCAATGCAGCCAGTGCCAAACACAGCCACTGGTCCTCACCAGCAAGCCATTCAAGCACTTGCACAAGCCCCTCTAACCCAATTCCCCACACCAGAAATTGAACATGATGCAATCATGAGAGCAATCCTACATGTTATATCTCCAACTTCTCATCAGCACCAAAACTTGCCCTTTACTCCAGTTGTTCATCCAGATGCCAGTGCTTTCCAGAGGTACAGATCAGACATTGGTCCTAATATGGCTTCCAATATCAGAAAGCAAAGCTTCATGAAGAGATCTTTTGCATTCTTtagaaacttaaattttatgAGAATGAGAGAACGCATTCAAGCAACGTCCCGTCCCACTAATACCCAGCTGCATCATATGATATCAGAGAGAAGAAGGCGTGAGAAACTAAACGAGAATTTCCAAGCACTTAGAGCATTACTTCCACCGGGAACAAAG AAAGATAAAGCGTCTATACTAATAGCAGCAAAGGAAACATTGAGCTATCTAATGGCTGAAGTTGATCAACTAAGCAAAAGGAATCAGGGTTTGCAATCACTTTTGCCATCCAAAGAACCTACAACTGAAGAAATCAAGGCTAGATTATCTCCAAATGAAAGATTAAGTGTCCGAGTTTCACATCTACCCGAATCAAGCTCGTCACAGGAGCGAATGGTGGACTTGCAAGTGAATGTGAGAGGACAACTTTCTCAAATTGATTTGTCAATCTGCTTATTGGAATTCCTAAAACAGTGTCTCAACGTGAGCTTGGTTTCCATGGACGCAAACACCCACATTGCAGAAGGGAATAACGCAATTCATCAACTAACCTTCAGATTAAGGATTATTCAG